CATAGGTCTGGTTTGAGGTGAGGAGGGCAGCTGCGATCCCCTGTCCCCTGAGATCGTCGACCTGGTCTTTCATCAGGGCGATCAAGGGTGAGATGACGATTGTTGTACCCCCGAGGAGGAGGGCGGGGAGCTGGTAGCAGAGGGATTTGCCGCCGCCGGTTGCCATGACGGCGAGGACGTCCCTGCCTGCGAGGAGGTCATCAACGATTGCCTCCTGGTTTGGCCGGAATGTCCGGTGGCCAAAGTATGCTTCCAGGGTCTGCTGGGAGGTGGTGTCATCCTTCATGGGATCTCACCGAAGGTTCGATACTCACGGTAGCTGACAAGCACAAGCCAGAGGAGGGCGCCGAGTGCCGGGGCGAGGATGAAGAGGAAGAGGTAATCGGGATAGAATGAGCCAAGGAGGGTGATCCCGGCTGCTGCCTGCATGACCCGGCCGCTCTTCTGGTGGGTTCGTATCCAGACTGCTTCGCTCTTCATGGTCCATGGTGTCCGGATGCCGATCAGTTTGTTTGGTTTTCTGAGGCGGGGGAGGAGGATCGAGGTCCCAAGGTAGAGGAGGGAGAAGAGGATCGGGAAGAAGAAGTTTGTGGGGACCGGGTAGCCGGTTGCGGTGAGCCCGGCAAATACCTGGATACCAAGGAGAAAGGCGAGCAGCAGAACGATGAACCAGCCGGTGGCTCTCCTGGTCTGTGTGTCGCCTGACCCAAACTCCCGTGAGAGAAGAGCAAGGCCAATTCCTGTGGCGATGATGAGTGCCGGCAGGATCGCGATGCCGGTGCGTGCATCTGCCCAGGCATCGGGTTCGCCCGCGATATTCCAGTGTATCGGAACGGTGTCGGGGGCAGCCGGCCAGACCAGGGCTGCAAGGAGGAGGGATGCGGCGATGATGGTATAGAATGCGATCCGGTGGGTTTCCATTGTGTGGTGATCCCTGTTGATCGCTCATCCTGAAAAGGGCTCTGGATCGCTTTTTCTTCAGAGACTCCTGATGGTTCAGTACTGCAAAGCGGGATGGTTTCTTCTGTTCTCTGCCCGCACGTTCGCTGTTGGGTGTTCAGAAGGATTTTAGTGCAATGGAAATAGAGAGGAGGAGTTATGAGGAGATCCAAACGTAAAACGGTGTCTGTCCCAGGCGGCGTGGTGACATACTGTAGTGCAGGGGAAGAGGAGGCAGGGGATCCGCTGATCCTCGTTCACGGTGGGCCTGGGGGAAGCTATGATGCATTTGAACCGTTCCTGTTGCTTGCCGGGGCACGGCCGGTGATCTGCTATGACCAGCTCGGATCGTTTCGCTCCCCTGCTGCTGTTGATGAGTCGCTGCTCTCGCCTGAGCGGTTCGCCCAGGAGCTGCATGCAGTCAGGACGGCGCTTGCACCGGGGCGGGTGCATCTCTTTGGCCATTCGTTTGGGGCGATGGTTGCACTCGCCTACATTGAGCAGTTTGGGCAGGATGAGATAGCATCCCTTGTGCTCGCCGGGCCCCTCATCTCGTCTCCACGCTGGGAGGAGGACCAGCGGCGGCTGCTTGCCGGGATGCCGCCGGATACCCGGGCGGTAATCGAGATGCACGAGTCATGCGACGTCTATGATTCGCCCGCATACCAGGAGGCGATGATGGAGTACTACCGCCGCCATGTCTGCCGGATGGATCCCTGGCCGGACTGCCTGAACCGGATGTTTGAGCGTCTGGCAGTCCCGATCTACCTGGCGATGTGGGGGCCATCTGAGTTCACGGTCCGGGGGAGCCTCCGGTCCGTGGATATGAGGCACGTGCTGCCGACGCTCCGGCTGCCGGTGCTCTATACCTGCGGCGAGTTTGATGAGGCACCACCCATCTCTGTCCGTGATTTTGCCGATATGACCGACGGAGCGGTGGTGAAGGTCTTTGCCGGGGCATCACACATGCATTTCCTCGAGGCAGAAGATGAATATCTGGCGATGATGGAGGCGTTCCTGGCGGGGACGGAGGAGGGGAGGTGAAGTGAAGAGAGAGAGAGGGGGGGGTGAGAAGGTGAGGTGGATTGAGAGAGACGGATGGAAAGGAAGGGCAGGAAGGGAAAGGAAAAGAACGGGAGAGGAGGGTGCCTCTCAGGTGACAAGGGGGGGGTTTGAATATCTCTTGTACTAGTACTGCTCACAACAATAACACGATCTTTTTCTTTTGCAATTTTGCTCCTCTCACGCAACAGAAACACTCACACCATGCAGGGTGTGGCTCTATATACCTGGGACAGCGACCCTGAAATGAGCAGAAAAAAACAGATCAGAAGAGAGTTTTCAATCATCAGGAGTGTACACTCTGAAGACCATACATTGAGCCAACACGAATAACACGATTACCATTGTTGTCCGGGTGGTTTCCACCCCCC
The Methanocalculus natronophilus genome window above contains:
- a CDS encoding SdpI family protein produces the protein METHRIAFYTIIAASLLLAALVWPAAPDTVPIHWNIAGEPDAWADARTGIAILPALIIATGIGLALLSREFGSGDTQTRRATGWFIVLLLAFLLGIQVFAGLTATGYPVPTNFFFPILFSLLYLGTSILLPRLRKPNKLIGIRTPWTMKSEAVWIRTHQKSGRVMQAAAGITLLGSFYPDYLFLFILAPALGALLWLVLVSYREYRTFGEIP
- a CDS encoding proline iminopeptidase-family hydrolase — its product is MRRSKRKTVSVPGGVVTYCSAGEEEAGDPLILVHGGPGGSYDAFEPFLLLAGARPVICYDQLGSFRSPAAVDESLLSPERFAQELHAVRTALAPGRVHLFGHSFGAMVALAYIEQFGQDEIASLVLAGPLISSPRWEEDQRRLLAGMPPDTRAVIEMHESCDVYDSPAYQEAMMEYYRRHVCRMDPWPDCLNRMFERLAVPIYLAMWGPSEFTVRGSLRSVDMRHVLPTLRLPVLYTCGEFDEAPPISVRDFADMTDGAVVKVFAGASHMHFLEAEDEYLAMMEAFLAGTEEGR